tcataatttttagcaTGGTTAAACAAAgtacttgattcttgtcctgttcttgtactatatttatgttgcttgaatCTAACATGAAGATCCTtctcagtctgcccaacataaaacatattagtCGCAGCTTTTACAAGGCATTCTTTAAACGCATCCTGCAGAATCTCATAGCAagattttgattaagatattctttatattatcgTTATTGCTGAAGGGTACgttaacattaaaggatttaagcaacctgggaagtaatgtaaaattgtcattaaaagggagaaataaaagattcttggtgtcaggtAGGTTTGGGTTCAACCTATAgagtgatttctttgccaacttaagagatttatcaatgaaagatctaggatactttaactttgatccaattgaatatatcttctcaaactcatcatcaataaattctggactgcacatatgtaatgcccttaggaacattgactggaatgatgatagtttaactctgtcatgttgagcagaGTAATTGCagtataagaacaaacatttgttggttttctgtgtatgctaaacttaaacatgtttctgtccctacggatcatgcaatctgaaaatggtaacatacaattattttccacttccacggtaaatttgattgaaggtactaagttgttaagtaaagagagaaatgtttgtaaattttgttttgttggtcaaacacaaagaacgtcatccGTATACCTAAACTTATTTGCCTTTGAGGGTAAGACATCCTATAGTAATTGTGTTTCAAAGAATTCTGTGTAATGATTACTTAATACTAAGGGATATCGTACCATTGGTCATTATGATATAACTAACCTGATATATGTGGAGCAATGAGTATAGGGATTATTTGGAATTAGTGATAGAAAATAGCCCAGTGctagtatatattttgaatatccTTAATTGTGTACCAGAAGAAGTTACTTGTAATTATACTATGATGGTAACCTGCAGAGAAGTGTTGAGTGTGGCAAGACGGCTTGTGAAAGAAAGGGAGGAGGTAGTACGTGAGCTTTCCCGTCTCCATGACCATATGGTGGAAGcacatgacaatataatcatgGCATTACAAGTCTTAGCCGAAGAAAATAATTCTCTCAGGGATCGTGTCAATGGAGTCAGGCAGTCTACACATGCACGGTGAGTCCTTCAGATTACAGTTATTTGTAAAATATgctgatcttgtgtgtgtgtgtgtgtgtgtgtgtgtgtgtgtgtgtgtgtgtgaacataataTAAAGGACAATATTACCAAGAGAAGTTACTTTTGCTCTGTATTAGTGTTTCTATGTATGCAAATTCATTTATAACAGTACCTTTAAATATGTTTTATACAAATGTTTCTTGTCCCCTCGACAATAGTATTTGAAGGCACAAGTTTCTGCCTTTCATGATCCTACTAGGTAATTATTTAAGCCTTGTCCAGAAAGTTTTATTTTATGCTACAAGAACTGGACTTGTATATCAAATACCTCTACCATCCTTGCTCCTTTGGTAAGTTAGATATTCCCTGTTGTTACCTTCCATTTGCATTGTGCCtgcttttttaagttttccaagtaGAAGGCAGGATCGTATAATATACTTCATAGCATCTGTTAGGGAGTGTTAGATGCTATGGAGCCCTTTCTTATTTCATATAGAAAAGAAGGTACTTGATACTTTATTGCTCCAGTTTGTATTTTATGCATATCCTGTGGGTTCTAAGTGATTCAGAAGGTGGAAGAAGAGGCTGAAGTCTTATTCTCTAGTACTAACTTGACAGTTTAGGGGTGTTTGACTAAGCATGACCTTCATTTTTGTTATCATCCAGAGTGTGCTCTGTGGACAGTCATTTGACCTTGCTGCCAacagaggattttttttcttatgttttaacATCCCTAATGGGTTTGAAAGGATAAGCATACATTAATCATGAGTATGTGAGTATGTTTTTTGTCTAATTGGCAGAGTTTCTTTGTAATTTTTCTATAGTTTCATCATCCCTGTTTGAACTGAACACCCTGTCATACAAAGGCCTTGAAACTAATGTTTTGCCAGTTGAAATACTACAACAATGCAAGTTTATTGATTATCTTTCAGCATTTGGACAGCACATTGCCTCATAAAAGGTGTGTTTGTTCCCATCGTACTCTGCAATTCCTTTAGTATAAGCAGAATTGAAGTTACCAACTTGTTTTATGTCGTTTAGTATGGTAAAGACAGTGATGGAAAGTTGATTTATGATTATGGCCCTTGGAAATTCATGTATTTCAGTTCCCAGGGTAGGGATTTCAGATGGTTCCTTCTTGACATATCATGCTCTGACAGTACATGGGCTATTGTTGGGATGTATTTTATAGTCATTCatgtttttcatatataaaaGCATTATATTTATTTCTTCAGCAATAGGATCACATAATAAATTTCAGGTATTGTACTAAAGAAGAGGCACATTCATGTACATTGTGTCTTCCCAAACCTGGACTGATTTATGTGCCAGAATATTGGGACTGGGGACGTATTCTAGGACTTGGAAAAACTATATACAGCTGCACTTTTGCAAAGCCAGGATACTTATGACCGAGATGTTGCCAGATTTTCGGGTGTGTCTCTTTTTCAGATTTGATGATCCCCTATTGAAATAAGTTCCAGCAGTTGCTGTTCATGAAATTTTTGGAATTCTGAATTATGAAACTCTCTCCGTAGAGTCAAAGTGACAAGGCCCCACAAATGTAAAACACTCTTATCAGTTTCAATTTAATTTCAAAAATTTTATTCTACAATGAAAAGGGACCCCTCTTGCCAATTCTAAAtggcttcactttttttttatgtagaagACTCCAGTCACAAAAatgcacatcaaggccaggccctaattgaagtatagagagaattatgaggtggaaaaagaaaggacaagggaaagtatttacagatttttgagaaagtgaaatacctgtcttctgaaatgtgatgggaaagaagcagatatcagagcgacccacccttaagttgctgatggccttacaataatcatgtgatgtagtATTGTGTAGTCTAGCTAGTGATGTAGGTACACAAACAATCAGCTCTTggcagcaaaaaccaaagtaatacctatagaagagggaaagtgaatcaacattgtggTCTAGGGTAAGGAGGTCAAGTTTGGAGTAAGCCTGGGACAGTTGAGTGTTGAGGTTTATAAATGGTATACTAGGCATGCAAAAAAAAACTCCTGAAGACATGTTAAATTCCCATGATTTATTAAAGATAAGCATGCaggagaaatatgaaaaatagatccataagcgctacctcgctggaggggggatgctatttcatgtgtggcggggtggcaacgggaatggatgaaggcagcaagtatgaatgcatacatgtgtatatatgtatatgtctgtgtatgtatatgtacgtatatgttgaaatgtatatgtgcgtgtatgggcatttatgtatatacatgtgtatgtgggcgagttaggccattcatctgttcccttgtgctatcttgctgatgtgggagacagcgattaagtatagtataAACAGATGAATGATATAGATCCATAATATGCCTTATTTTGCCATGGTGGAGACTTCTATACTTGGAGCACAATTTAAAATAGTGGTTTGGAATTTTTGTTTCAGCTGATGCAAAAAAAGACATTTAATTCCTTATAAGACATTAAAGATATGCATGctggagaaatatgaaaaaatagatcCTTGATATGCCTTTTTTGCCGTGGTGGAGACTGCTATACTTGGAGCTCAATTTAAAACAGTGGCAAGGCATTGTTGTCTCTGCTGATATATGGTGCTGTTGATCGTGCACTTACAAATGGTGTATATTGCAATTTAAAGGTTAATATTTTCTTATAGATGCTAGGTCGACTTCCACTCAATCTTCCCCACTTTTTCCTGTTTTCATCCTCTGTTTTCTTCAATTTACTCAGgtgtcttccttcttcctccaagcAAGCTCCTTATGCTCTCAATCCATCTCATTTTAGAACAACCTCCCCTATTATATCTCCCTTGAGGGGTCTAGTTCAGATTTTTGGCACATCTCGTGTTTTCCCTCAGGGGTTCAGTTTGAATTCTTGGCATATCTTGTCTCCCTTCGGGGGTCTAGTTTCAGTTCTTGGCATATCTCATCTTTCATTCTTTGTACATGACCATTCCACTTTAGCTTATTCTTTTCAGTTTTTTCTAATTTATGTGTAACATTTACAccctctctctatatctctgatgcttgtttcaGTCTGGAACTTTCTCAAGGTGGTGAGCATGGCAATAGAGTCTACATAagtaatgaactccagtgccactttttagcctttagtacctcacccttaacagggtactggcagagggcaagtctagtgcagtgtttgaagATGTTCTAATATCTGGGTATTTCTCATTTTATCCATTCTTGTAACTTCTTTGATTAGACACATTGCCTTCATTTCAGCAGTCTGGATTTTTAACTtggttgtaagtgatcaagcttATGATCTGTTTATTGAATAGGTCCTAGAATGATGGTATTGTTATAATCTTTTTCATACTCATTAAGTATTTTCCAGTTTAAAGAGATGCCActtggaatagatgaagaaatgacctcattcactcacatccactttctatctGTTGTGGACAGTGCACTGAAATAAGGGCTGTCTGCCCTCAGCCAGGTCCCacatacctttctgtggtttcccctaactgctttatgtgccctggttcagcccattgacagcatgtcactctCTGTTTACTATATTGCTCTATCCCTTGTACtctcgatgtgctgtcagtggactgaaccagggcatatgaagcatctagggtaaacaatggaaaagttTGCAGGACTTGtttgtggatacggagctgtggttcaTTGCATTGCACTGatatctagagaatggatttgagcagacacggcctttctttgtctgtttgtggTACTCATTAATGTGGGAAAGATCAATCAAGTCTGAAAAAAATCCTGTTACACATGGGTGACAAGACTTTATGGATATCTTTGGTGTTTAGTTTTGTTCATTAGTCAAAATGTTTTTTACTAATTCAGGATATTGTACAACTTAGTCTTTGGGATCCTCATGATCATCATAAAGTTTTACACATCACACTTTTAACATTTGTTTGCCATGATGTTTCTTAAATCTTGTTGAATatccatggaaatttttgttttattttcagtTCATCAAGGAACAACATGGCCTGCACAGTTAGCATTGGCCCAGATGTAGTTAACCCCTCACTCTTATGCTGATAAAATCACTCATATAAAAAAGTCTCATCATTGATCTCTAGTTGATGCAAAGTTTTATTGTGCATATCAGCCtgcaagaaaatttattttcttttcagttttcttgaaGTTATAAATTGTTGAAATTCTGACCCCACAGTTGTTACTTGAGCTCTTTACAAATTTGCATTTCCCATATTTCTGTAAAATTTCAACTCTTTGTAGTTGAGAGTGAATTGCCTTTACAGTTTGTATCATGAGGATACTGGAGGCTGTTTGCAGATCTTGTTGAAGACCTTGTGAATGCATCAGAGGGGTAAAATTATAAAAAGATGTGTCACTCACCTTAGAATGATGCAGTAtgatgttgtaaacactggggtTTTAAGCATCTAATAGTTGAAGCAGCTGCTCTGAATACTAATGCAATATGTATctgatttataaaaaaaaaaagtgcaaaataATTCATACGGCAGCAGACCGCTGGGTCCAGTCAAGGCTGTttctgatagtggaagagatcagaaactcatagatttGTGTGGTAAGAATAGAAgggcatacagatgattcaaagagaaataTCTTTAAATATTTCATGTAACTTAAGAAGGCACAAATGAAtttagttgtggacttgaagcgctGTTTATCAAGattattcttaaacatatctatgaTGCTGCTTTCTGCAGCTATATTTGTAAAATTATTcctcataggggagaaagaatactgcccacatattctctgcatgtcataGGAGGCAACTAAGAGGGTTGGGATTGGATGGCTAGaattcctcccttcctgtatcattttccaaaagaaagaacagggcAAGGAGCCAAGTGGGTATTTTTTGCTGtaaagctctgtcatctgttcttgatgctgcctcactcacattggaaatgaaaagcatgtttgaaaaaaaatgttgatagtCCAATTTGAAGACAAAGTACTTCACCTCCTTCAAAGGAGAATGTTTGCCTtcaagtttgtaaccattactgaGTGAAATTAAACAAATCTAGCTTTAAGTGATTTGCTGAATTATCAAatcctttaatgattttgaatacctgtagtAGATCACTTCTTAAACTTCCTTTTTCTAAAAGGTGGTCTTCATAAGATTTGTTTCACAGTTTGGGAATCATCATGGTAGCTTTTTCTGCTGTACTCTTTCCTGTTGGAATTAGGAAgtcaagttgttagtgaaagaataAAGATAGATTTATGGGCATTATTTGCAGTATAGGAgtacaagtgattgggagatatataagagaacgtggcaggaggtcaagaggaagctacaggtgttaaaaaagagggcaaacaataGTTGGGATGAATTAGCATCAGCATACTTCAGggcaaatatgaaaatgttttagaaggagctTGATAGTGttagaaaacaagagaacaaataggaacacctGTGAATGAGGAAAATGAATGAGTGGTATGGGccagaaatgaggtgaagaagTGATAGAAGtgaatatttttgaaggaatgccatgtgtatttgatgatagggtggcagatgtaggatgttttggttgtcTGTGTATATGAAATGAGAGTCACTGACATTGGTTTGGTTGAAAGAGAAAAGGTGATGAAAGCCATGCTTAGAATTAAGTGTGGCTAAAGTGGATGGCAATGCAGTTAAAGTTCTCAGAAAAAGGGTGATtatgttgtttattggttggttaggtttttcattatatgtacttctcatgttgaggtgcctgaggattggtaaagtgcctgtatagtgccactatataaaggcaagagggacaaatAGTGAATGTTTGAAGCAAAGAgacaagtttgttgaatgtagttggcaagttgtatgggagagtgatgattgatATGGTGTTGGTATGCATAGTTACACCCATATGTTAGTAGTTAGTcagaaagaaaaatgacaaaaaagttATCTTTTGATGGCTGACTTTAAGTGTGGATTTTTGTAGTCACTTTTGTAATGTGTTATGCTTCATTTGATTTTGAAGTGGGAGGAGGCATCATTATTGACATGAAAATAACGAGTGTATCAAGGTCAAAGTACATCTTACACAGAATATTTTTCACTTTGTTCACAGGTAGTTTTAACATTTCATCTCCAGTGATAAAAATCTCCAGTTTTTGGCAATGAATTGTTTTTGTGTACTAGTATATTGTCACGTAGCAACAGCACTTTTTGATGTGAATTTTTTCCTTATTGCAGGGAACAAGTGGAGTCAGTTATTGAGTACGTAAATGGGTTACATGAGCGATGGCAGGGAGCACAGAAGACCTGGTTTGGGTCCTCTCTTGTGGACATGGAACATCGTATGCTTCTAGTGGAAGAATCTTGGAAGAAGCTTCGGCATCGAAGTCACCGGACAGTTGCCACTGCACATCACCCTCTAGATGTTTTCAGGTTGATTTTATTTGTAATTTGTCAGAGAGTATGTAGTGGAAGATGGAAGAAAAATGGTGGTATTGAAAGGATTCTCAAGTCATCTACATTAGTTAATGTAATATTTTGATGAGTTTTTTAAGTTTTGAAGATTTCAGCTTTGTTTTCATCATTTCTGAAATCAGGAATGGATAGTTTGAAATAATCATCCAAAACTTATGAATACTTAAATTGAATTATTTTCATATTCACTTTGAAGCTTTATCTTTTGTCACCGTAAGTAAATGCAGAAGTAGTTATGCTTTACATTTTAGCTCTGCCAACAAAGCCTACATTGCAAAGCCTCATGTACACTTGTTTTTTGTCTTAGATTGTTTTAATCAGTTCAAAACTTAAATTTGTAAGTTATGATGTCTGCAATAGAAATATATTTTACTTACATCCATCACATTTTGTGAGCAGTACTTTATATGATTTTTCTCACGAGTCCAGTTTGACATCTGTTCATGAggtttttcatttatatatgaaattatcTGAGTTACAGCCTCTAATGTGATTTCATGATGCAGGGCGAAGCTGTGCTCTGTCCGAGCACAGGGAGGAGATTGCCGTCTAGGTGATTTGCCCTCACTCTGCTCTTCTGAGGAGTCCCTtgtctcactttttccatttagTGAGGAAGAGGATGTTTATGAAGGGGTTGAAGACTATGCTACCACTGCATCGCCTGCTCATTCTACACCCACGCGAACAACTACCCTCACTTCTACTCCTGTACGTACTCCTGCAAGTGGTGGTGCTGATGTACGGTCTGAAACGCTTCCAGCGAGATTGGAAGCTTTATCACCCCGTGTTGGTCACAGTGAGCAGGTGCAAGAGCCAGATTACCTCAGTCGCAGTGAGGCTGCTCAGGCAGACAAACCTCCTGAATCATCTATAGACCACAAGCAGTCACCAGTGTCCTCAAGGCCAAGAAATCCAGCTACCAAGTCAAAAGAAAGCCCAGGTCGACCATACTGGGCTGATGCCAGTTTGAGCCCTAGTTTAGGGCTAATCAGTGAACAATTAGCTGGAGGCTCTCCCAGTGGGGAACGGCTGGGTAAAGAAGAAGTTAGTGCCAGACTTCGGGAGTTAGCATTGACATCAGAAAGTGGTTCGTGTTCTGTACTGGAAGTAATTGAACCTTCTAGTGATGAGAGTGATGCCCCACATGAAGGTGATCCTGGATCTCTTGACCCTCAGAAAGGATCTCGAGGAGCAGCACCCCCACGGGCCAGTGAGGAAAGTAGTAGTGGAGAAGCTCAAGCACTCCATCAACCCCATGATCGGCGCCAAAAACGAGGGCCTCGGACTCGTCATGATGAGGGAGAGATCTCAGCCCGTGGAGGTGAGGTAACTACCACATCTAGTGAAAGTGGTGCTGACTCATCATGTGTAAAACAGGTAGACCTTTTGCATGGCACTGACCACCCACATCATCATTTACTTCATTCAGACACTACTGATCATAAGCACTTTTTAGTGAATGAGACATCCCCGGGCGCCGCTGCCGCGGATGTCTCTGATATTTGTGGACAGCGGCACATGGGCGATGGAGAGGGCATGGAGAGCACCATCAAGGACACATCAGGAGGAGCCACATCTGTATACAAACGTAAAGGATTCCTTCATAAATTTTCTATCAAACCACGATGGCCTTCGAAACGCAAAGTGAAAACAGTGCGTAAAGTGCCTGAGCTTAGTGCACGAGACTTCCAGGAGACATATGGCAATGTTAGGGAATCTACTTTGTCCCTGGGTGACATCgatgcccacaccaccaccgagTCCAATACTTCATCTAGTCAAGAGTACAGTAACTCCTCTGAGGAATCATCCATTGGCAagcccaccacctccacaacaactTCTTCTTCAACAGTTACTGCTCGACCTTCTGATTTACCTGAAGCAGAAGCTGCTCGCCATAGAACCCGCAGTGGTGCCTCTTCTTCTGACAAGCATGTTGACACTGGCAATGGTAGCATCTCCAGCAATCCTGGTATTAGTGGGTCATGTTCATCCAGCCCTCCCCCACTTCCTGCTCGCCGTAAATTGCTTCCAGAGGAATCATTGCCCACACCACCTTCATCAGCACCACCTGCCCCTCCTGAGCCTGAGTTTGAATCTATGGAGGAAAATCTACCACCTGTGCCTGAGGAGGCAGTATTGAAGCCTGGAAGTGAGGCTCGCAGTGTTGCTGCCTCTGAGGACTCAGGTATTGTAGCACGGCCTGCTTCAAGTGCTTCAAAGTCAGACTCTGTATCTCGTCCAGAATCatcctcttcatcttttcctcccTTTAAGAGTGATTACCCCCTCCAGAAGGGATTTTCCCTAACTCAGGACCTTCTGCCTACCCCAGACTCAAGTACTGCTGGGCGTATGTCCCCTGCACCTAGTGAAATAAGTAAGACTGAGTCAGcgctttctcctccttcccatgCCTCAGATGTCAGCAAGAGTGAATCAGCACGACAACTCAGTGTTGGAAAAGGTAGTGTAGGAGGCAGCACAAGTGTCAGCAGCAAAGAAGGGTCAGCATCCTCTTCATCAGACTATTCACTGACATTACTGCCACTAAAAAAGCAACTCAATGTTAAAACAGCTGCCATCATTGACATCTCTTGTGAGCAGAAGACAAAAAAATCAGATCAGCCCAACATGAGTTCTTCTGCCAGGGTGAGGAAACTTTGGTTAATTTGTCtctccttatatgtatatatatctatccatctgtctgtctttttatttatctatctatctatctctctgtctgtatctGATGCTTTTTCCCatctggaattccctcaagggggtggcctcggcagtagagtctccaaaactagtgaacttcaatgccacttcttagcctttagtgcctcacccttaacaggcctttGGCTAAGGTCAAGTCTAGTGCACTGTTTGCCGGTGCTCCtccctaatgttcttactgactactatTACCCACTGCTTCTGCATAATTTTTCTacttactacttttacctaatgtttctacccaatgctcctacctaaatgttcctacctactacttatgtCTAATGCTcccaacattttgccaaaaggcagggctcgcGCATAGTGCTTACCATggggaaaatctagttacaaagaatgagctgtgtaagttcagtgttgtcaaagtgttatatgtgacaaggagagattgtatgtttgtggacagaatgccagtagtccacctgtgggtgaggtagaaagaaaagacagctacctgggtcagaggagtgcatcatgacagccactgaagtgctggcttagtACCCAGTtgtcactaatcctcctgatacccaggtgggtagtactggtaatatacctccctggtcattggctgcctaccagctactacctttatatatattactcctggggataagggagaaagaatactgccaacACACTCCCTGCCTGTTGTAGAAGATAATGAAGAGGggcttcctgtattactttccaaaacaaagaacagaGTAAGGAACCAGGTGagtatttttccctctaaggctctttcatctgttcatgatgctacctcactcacgcagGAAATGGTAGACATGTATAAaagatatattgttattatacttgattacagttgtctgtgttagcaaggtagtgccaagaaacagaagaagaatggctcatccattcatatacaagttttttatttattattatacttaatcgctgtctcctgcattagcataaatgctcatacatatacatatcaacatatacacacatatatacttatacacagacatgtacatatatacacatgtacatattcatacttgcttgccttcatccattcctggtgctacccagccccacaggaaacagcatcgctaccccctgcttcagtaaggtagtgccaggaaaacaaacaaaaaaggccacattcattcactttcagtctgtagctgtcatgtgtaatgcaccaaaaccacagctctctatccacatccaggcctcacagaccttttgatggtttaccccagatgtcttgggataagatatatatgtatgtgtgtggacatgcaATCTCTCGTTGTCACACATAGCACTTGAAGTCACTTAACTCacaccactcattcttcaaaaGTCTAGATTTTCCTCTGTTGGGAGTACTGCACTATCCTTGCCTTTTAGTAAAATTGTATGAACaaaagatagaagtagtagacaGAAAATTAGACAGAGGCATTAGTTAGAACCAttttgtagaagtagtaggtgaaAACAATAGGCAGAAgtatttggtagaagtagtaggttgggaCATTAGGATATTAGTAGTCgataggaacattatgtagaagccTCTGGACACAGTTgaactagagttgccctctgttagtggcttgttgagggtgaggcactgaaagctatgaagcagcactgaaattcaccagttatggagactattttcctgtggccaccccttgatggagttttcggagggaatgggcattagatatatagatagagatattTTTTGCAATGAATAACTCCTGATCATCTTCTCTGGGCGCTCCTGCAGATCAAAGGcggaagtggatgggattgcaattgaatttttcaagaaaggggataacagtgatgttgactggttagttaggattttcagtgtgtggaATTAtttgtttgtactgtatgggggagggagttcaacactcatGGGGTGCCATATCTTGatcttaaacattctctctcatcataaaacttatatttatgtatacttgCTGTATTGACTGTGCCTCTAATTTTGTCCCATCATCCGCCACTCTTAAAATATAATTGTACATCTCTTTTATCTTAAAATATAATTGTACATCTCTTTTATCAAGTCCCATGCTTAATttcgttatgttctctggttatcCTATTGCTACATCTGTAGAAAAACTGTTCATTATTTACATCATCACTCT
This sequence is a window from Panulirus ornatus isolate Po-2019 chromosome 11, ASM3632096v1, whole genome shotgun sequence. Protein-coding genes within it:
- the LOC139751493 gene encoding uncharacterized protein isoform X1, with the translated sequence MGTRSPRSGYAALHVQERCDPEEYDFEDVLDTYSLPVDATPAATAITAPPTSISTEIYRRPVYRSPPAVRRAQRPDHPNRPPDNSAVAAPAAAPSLHHDRQTCSCTCRLHSNTGCKSRSRSRERRLLGMGDLESVLVGGVSGVGGRGVGAASVSGQGAGVSGGNGSNGGRSVGGGGSASNNSGGLGLPTSGNPGASGGRGMTVGGASGSGIGQGNISKGTNGGGGRRTVHQPGFLKTVSIIDTLSELAHGPEVRRLAQEPRPQRPSRPHSGSRASLSRQPTSTTSPGGGSATDHGDDTPTRPPGPPVLSADFQQYSEKIYDAVTSQRPEPSLRSGRGGRGRVHSLAHPRRRERTQPRGEAAVEEPQSTPGTNQEGRREEEETSRKSRLEHRGRERGRTPDWIKRIFDIAKKGDLPSLKRSVADMEGTLIRNLSDHSGNNLLHVMAVFGHLAPLAWLLTSQQVLVDALHDENKFGLTPLVCAIKYGQLRLVQWLVENTCVRDKVRCKDGERSLLHIGAKYAQEEVVGWLVEYMMAHEVPLDNKDHNGNTALHLAARTGNSRVCSILLQHGADVTLKNDMGQKAWEVCVVRGHLACAEYLCVHESGLALATDLTRREAELEAAMADNHDLRINFKEVLSVARRLVKEREEVVRELSRLHDHMVEAHDNIIMALQVLAEENNSLRDRVNGVRQSTHAREQVESVIEYVNGLHERWQGAQKTWFGSSLVDMEHRMLLVEESWKKLRHRSHRTVATAHHPLDVFRAKLCSVRAQGGDCRLGDLPSLCSSEESLVSLFPFSEEEDVYEGVEDYATTASPAHSTPTRTTTLTSTPVRTPASGGADVRSETLPARLEALSPRVGHSEQVQEPDYLSRSEAAQADKPPESSIDHKQSPVSSRPRNPATKSKESPGRPYWADASLSPSLGLISEQLAGGSPSGERLGKEEVSARLRELALTSESGSCSVLEVIEPSSDESDAPHEGDPGSLDPQKGSRGAAPPRASEESSSGEAQALHQPHDRRQKRGPRTRHDEGEISARGGEVTTTSSESGADSSCVKQVDLLHGTDHPHHHLLHSDTTDHKHFLVNETSPGAAAADVSDICGQRHMGDGEGMESTIKDTSGGATSVYKRKGFLHKFSIKPRWPSKRKVKTVRKVPELSARDFQETYGNVRESTLSLGDIDAHTTTESNTSSSQEYSNSSEESSIGKPTTSTTTSSSTVTARPSDLPEAEAARHRTRSGASSSDKHVDTGNGSISSNPGISGSCSSSPPPLPARRKLLPEESLPTPPSSAPPAPPEPEFESMEENLPPVPEEAVLKPGSEARSVAASEDSGIVARPASSASKSDSVSRPESSSSSFPPFKSDYPLQKGFSLTQDLLPTPDSSTAGRMSPAPSEISKTESALSPPSHASDVSKSESARQLSVGKGSVGGSTSVSSKEGSASSSSDYSLTLLPLKKQLNVKTAAIIDISCEQKTKKSDQPNMSSSARGDSGSSKKEEKPWYELSDEESDILLPDRLTSKVIPRHSSSEDETEVC
- the LOC139751493 gene encoding uncharacterized protein isoform X2, coding for MGTRSPRSGYAALHVQERCDPEEYDFEDVLVDATPAATAITAPPTSISTEIYRRPVYRSPPAVRRAQRPDHPNRPPDNSAVAAPAAAPSLHHDRQTCSCTCRLHSNTGCKSRSRSRERRLLGMGDLESVLVGGVSGVGGRGVGAASVSGQGAGVSGGNGSNGGRSVGGGGSASNNSGGLGLPTSGNPGASGGRGMTVGGASGSGIGQGNISKGTNGGGGRRTVHQPGFLKTVSIIDTLSELAHGPEVRRLAQEPRPQRPSRPHSGSRASLSRQPTSTTSPGGGSATDHGDDTPTRPPGPPVLSADFQQYSEKIYDAVTSQRPEPSLRSGRGGRGRVHSLAHPRRRERTQPRGEAAVEEPQSTPGTNQEGRREEEETSRKSRLEHRGRERGRTPDWIKRIFDIAKKGDLPSLKRSVADMEGTLIRNLSDHSGNNLLHVMAVFGHLAPLAWLLTSQQVLVDALHDENKFGLTPLVCAIKYGQLRLVQWLVENTCVRDKVRCKDGERSLLHIGAKYAQEEVVGWLVEYMMAHEVPLDNKDHNGNTALHLAARTGNSRVCSILLQHGADVTLKNDMGQKAWEVCVVRGHLACAEYLCVHESGLALATDLTRREAELEAAMADNHDLRINFKEVLSVARRLVKEREEVVRELSRLHDHMVEAHDNIIMALQVLAEENNSLRDRVNGVRQSTHAREQVESVIEYVNGLHERWQGAQKTWFGSSLVDMEHRMLLVEESWKKLRHRSHRTVATAHHPLDVFRAKLCSVRAQGGDCRLGDLPSLCSSEESLVSLFPFSEEEDVYEGVEDYATTASPAHSTPTRTTTLTSTPVRTPASGGADVRSETLPARLEALSPRVGHSEQVQEPDYLSRSEAAQADKPPESSIDHKQSPVSSRPRNPATKSKESPGRPYWADASLSPSLGLISEQLAGGSPSGERLGKEEVSARLRELALTSESGSCSVLEVIEPSSDESDAPHEGDPGSLDPQKGSRGAAPPRASEESSSGEAQALHQPHDRRQKRGPRTRHDEGEISARGGEVTTTSSESGADSSCVKQVDLLHGTDHPHHHLLHSDTTDHKHFLVNETSPGAAAADVSDICGQRHMGDGEGMESTIKDTSGGATSVYKRKGFLHKFSIKPRWPSKRKVKTVRKVPELSARDFQETYGNVRESTLSLGDIDAHTTTESNTSSSQEYSNSSEESSIGKPTTSTTTSSSTVTARPSDLPEAEAARHRTRSGASSSDKHVDTGNGSISSNPGISGSCSSSPPPLPARRKLLPEESLPTPPSSAPPAPPEPEFESMEENLPPVPEEAVLKPGSEARSVAASEDSGIVARPASSASKSDSVSRPESSSSSFPPFKSDYPLQKGFSLTQDLLPTPDSSTAGRMSPAPSEISKTESALSPPSHASDVSKSESARQLSVGKGSVGGSTSVSSKEGSASSSSDYSLTLLPLKKQLNVKTAAIIDISCEQKTKKSDQPNMSSSARGDSGSSKKEEKPWYELSDEESDILLPDRLTSKVIPRHSSSEDETEVC